The genomic stretch GGTCAGCGGCCGGTCGGCGGGGACGGAGGCCAGGAGGGCGGCGAGGGCGTCGCGGTCGCTGACGTCACAGGCGGCGAGCGTGACCTCGGCGCCCAGCGCGGCCAGTTCCTCGCGCAGCCCGTCCGCGCCGGGCGCCTCGGCCCCGCGACGGCTGGTCAGGATCAGGTGCTCGGCGCCGTTCTCCGCCAGCCAGCGGGCCACGTGCGCACCCAGGGCGCCCGTACCACCGGTGACCAGCGTCGTCCCGGCCGGACGCCACTCGGGCGCGGTCGGCGCGTCGGCGAGCGGGGCGTGGACCAGACGCCGGCCGAACAGCCCGGAGGCGCGGAGCGCCACCTGGTCCTCGGAGCCGTCACCGGCCAGGACTCCCACGAGCCGTTCGAGCGTGCGGTCGTCGGCCTGCGCGGGCAGGTCGAGCAGACCGCCCCAGCGGTCGGGGAACTCCAGCGCGGCGGTGCGGCCGAAGCCCCACAGCAGGGCCTGCGCCGGATCCTGGAGCCGCTCGGAGCGGGAGACTGACACGGCGCCGCGGGTGACGCACCACAGGGGCGCGGCGACGTCGGCGTCCCCGAGGGCCTGGACGAGCACGGCGGTGCCGAGGAGCCCGGCGTGGGCGCGCAGCGCGGCCCCGTCGTCGCCGAGGGCGAGGAGGGAGAGCACCCCGGCGGGGGCGGGGGCCCCCTCCGTGGCGGCCTTCAGGACGGCGGTCAGCGCGTCCCGGCCGGCCGCGTCGGCGGCCACGGTGACGGTACGGACCTCCGCGCCCCGGTCGGTGAGCGTACGGAGAACAGCGGCGGCCGCGTCACCGGCCGCTCCGGAGACCGCCTCGGGCACGACGACCAGCCAGGTGCCGGAGAGCCGGGCGCTGGTGGCTTCGGTCAGGGCCTTCCAAGTGACCCGGTAGCGCCAGCCGTCGACGGTGGACTGCTCACGGCTCTGCCGCCGCCACGAGGACAGCGCGGGGAGCAGGGCGGTCAGGGGCTGGTCGCCCTCGATCCGCAGTTCGGCGGTGAGCGCGGCGAGGTCCTCGCGCTCGACGGCGTCCCAGAACCGGGCGTCGATCACGCTCTCGCCCGTCAGCTCACCCGCTTCGACCGCCGCGGCCTCCGGCCAGAACCGCTGCGACTGGAAAGCGTAGGTCGGCAGGTCCACGCGCCGGGCGCCGGTGCCGGCGAAGACCGCGTCCCAGTCGACCGTCACGCCGCGGACGTAGGCCTCGCCCAAGGAGAGCCAGAAACGCTCCAGACCACCCTCGTTGCGGCGCAGGGAACCCAGGATCGCGGCCTCGCGGCCCGCGTCCTCGACGGTCTCCTGCATCCCGACCGTCAGCACCGGGTGCGGACTCGACTCGATGAACACACCGAAGCCCTGCTCCAGGAGCGTGCGGGTCGCCTGCTCCAGCTCGACTGTCTGACGCAGGTTGCGGAACCAGTAACCGGCATCCAGCTCCGGCCCCTGCACCCACTCACCGGTGACCGTGGACAGGAACGGAACCTCCGCCGCCTGCGGAACGATCGGGGCGAGGAGTTCGGCCAGCTCGTCCCGCAGCAGTTCGACCTGCGCGGAGTGCGAGGCGTAGTCCACCGCGATCCGCTTGGCACGAACCCCGTCCGCCTCACACGAGGCGAGGAGCTCCTCCAGGGCCTGGACCTCGCCGGAGACGACCACGGAAGACGGGCCGTTGACCGCGGCGACGGAAATCCGCTCCTCACCCCACGGCGCGATCCGCTCACGTACCTCGGCAGCGGGCAGCGGCACGGACACCATGCCGCCCAAGCCGGCCAGCACCCGCCCGATCGCCTGACTCCGCAAAGCCACGACACGAGCCGCGTCCTCCAGGGACAAGATCCCGGCGACGCAGGCGGCCGCGATCTCACCCTGCGAATGCCCGATCACCGCACCCGGACGCACACCCGCCGAACGCCACACCTCAGCCAACGACACCATCACCGCGAACAGAGCCGGCTGCACGACATCCACCCGGTCGAGCGAGGGCACGCCATCGGCACCCCGGAGCACATCCACCAACGACCAGTCGGTGAAGGGCTCCAGCGCCTTCGCACACTCATCCACCCGGGCAGCAAACACGGGTGAAGCGTCCAACAGCGCCTCCGCCATGCCCACCCATTGCGACCCCTGTCCGGGGAACACGAACGCGCTCTTGCCCCCGATGACCGACCCCTGGACGAGCAGGGGTGCGGTGCCTCCGGCGGCCAGGGCGGCCAGGCCCACGAGCTGTTCCTCGGGGTCCCGGCCGATCAGTACCGCGCGCCGGTCGTGTGCCGTGCGGGTCGTGGCCAGGGAGTGGCCGACGTCGACGCGTCGCAGGTCAGGACGGGTGGCGAGGTGGTTCAGCAGTCGCTCCGCCTGGCCGCGCAGCGCCTTCTCGGTCTTGGCCGTCAGCGGCCAGGGCAGCGGGGTCCGTCGGTCGGAACCGGTGTCGTCCGGGGTGGTCGCGGTCAGTAGGGGGTGGGGGGTCGACGACGCAGGGGTCGCCTGTTCGTCGGACCCCTGTTCCGCCGGGGCCTGCTCGATGATGGCATGGGCGTTGGTCCCGCTGAACCCGAACGACGACACTCCCGCTCGCCAGGGGCGGCCCCCGGTCTCGGGCCAGGCCCGCTGTTCGGTCAGCAGGGCCACCTCGCCCGCGCTCCAGTCCACGTGCGGGGTGGGCTGGGCGATGTGGATGCTCTGCGGCAGCATGCCGTGCTGCATGGCCAGCACCATCTTCATCACACCGGCCACGCCGGCGGCGGCCTGCGCGTGACCGATGTTGGACTTGATCGAGCCGAGCAGCAGCGGCTGATCGGCCGGCCGGTCCTGCCCGTACGTGGCCAGCAGGGCCTGCGCCTCGATCGGGTCGCCCAGGGTCGTACCCGTGCCGTGCGCCTCCACGACGTCCACCTCGGCCGTCGTCAGGCGGGCGTTGGCCAGGGCCTGGCGGATGACGCGCTGCTGGGAGGGGCCGTTCGGAGCCGTCAGGCCGTTGCTCGCGCCGTCCTGGTTGATGGCCGTACCCCGGACCACGGCCAGCACGGGGTGCCCGTGGCGCCGCGCGTCCGACAGCCGCTCCACGAGCAGCATGCCGACGCCCTCGGCCGGGCTGAAGCCGTCCGCGTCGGCGGAGAACGCCTTGCAGCGGCCGTCGGTGGACAGGCCTCGCTGGCGGCTGAACTCGATGAAGGTGCCAGGCGTGGACATGACCGTCACACCGCCGGCCAGGGCCATGGAGCACTCGCCGCTCCGCAGCGCCTGCACCGCGAGGTGCAGGGCCACGAGCGATGCCGAGCAGGCCGTGTCGACGGTGACCGCCGGGCCCTCCAGGCCGAAGGTGTACGAGAGCCGGCCGGAGACGACGCTGCCCGCGCTGCCGGTGGCCAGGTGTCCTTCGAGGCCGTCGGCCGCACCCCGTACGAGGTGGGAGTAGTCGGAGCCGTTGGTCCCGACGAACACGCCGGACTGGCTGCCGCGGAGGGTGTCCGGGTCGATGCCGGCCCGCTCGAAGACCTCCCACGAGGTCTCCAGCAGCAGCCGCTGCTGCGGGTCCATGGCCAGGGCCTCGCGCGGGGAGATCCCGAAGAACGCCGGGTCGAAGGCGGCCGCGTCGGAGAGGAAGCCGCCCTCGCGGGTGTAGGAGGTGCCCTGCGCGTTGGGGTCGGGGTCGTACAGCGCCTCGACGTCCCAGCCCCGGTCGGCCGGGAACTGCGAGAGGGCGTCGCCGCCGGAGGCGAGCAGCTGCCACAGTTCCTCGGGGCTGCGGACGCCGCCGGGGAAGCGGCAGCTCATCGCGACGACGGCGATCGGCTCGGCGTCGGACGCGGAGGCGGAGGCAGTCGGTACGAGCGTGGCGCCGACCGCGCCCTGCCCGGCGAGCTCTGCCCGCAGGTGGCGGGCGAGGACGGTGGGCGTCGGGTAGTCGAAGACGAGGGTGGGCGGCAGCTTGAGGCCGGCGGCGGCGTTCAGGCGGTTGCGCAGCTCAACGGAGGTGAGGGAGTCGAAGCCCAGCTCCTTGAACGCCCGGCCGGCCTCGACGGCGTCGGGCCCGGCGTAGCCGAGGACGGCGGCGACGGCGGTACGGACCAGCTCCAGCAGCAGCCGTTCCTGCTCGGCCTCGGGCTGCCCGGCGAGCTGCCGGGTGAGGACGGCGGCGCTGCCGGTGTCCTCGGCCGCGTCGGTACGGGCGTGCTCCATGGCCTGCCGCGCCTCGGGCAGGTCGTGCAGCAGCGGCCGGGCGCGGCCGGAGGTGAAGGCCAGGACGAAGCGCTTCCACTCCATGTCGGCAACGGTCAGCGTGGTCTCGTCACGGTCCAGCGCGTGCTGGAGTGCGCTGACGGCCCGCTCGGGAGCCATCTCGATGACGCCGTGGCGGCGCATCCGGTCGCCGACGGCGCCTTCGGCCATGCCTCCGTCGCCCCAGGGGCCCCAGGCGAGGGAGGTGGCGGGCAGCCCGGCGGCGCGCCGGTACTCGGCGAAGGCGTCGAGGAACGCGTTGCCCGGCGCGTAGTTGCCCTGGCCGGGGGCGCCGAAGGTGGCGGCGAAGGAGGAGAAGAGGACGAACGCGGACAGGTCGAGGTCGCGGGTCAGCTCGTGCAGGTGCAGCGTGGCGTCCACCTTGACCCGCAGGACGCGCTCGACCTGCTCGGGCGTGAGCGCCTCGATCACTCCGTCGTCGAGGACGGCGGCGGTGTGTACGACGGCGGTCAGCGGCCGGTCGGCGGGGACGGAGGCCAGGAGGGCGGCGAGGGCGTCGCGGTCGCTGACGTCGCAGGCGGCGAGCGTGACCTCGGCGCCCAGGGCCGTCAGTTCCTCGCGCAGCCCGTCCGCGCCGGGCGCCTCGGCCCCGCGGCGGCTGGTCAGGATCAGGTGCTCGGCGCCGTTCTCCGCCAGCCAGCGGGCCACGTGCGCACCCAGGGCGCCCGTACCACCGGTGACCAGCGTCGTCCCGGCCGGACGCCACTCGCGCACCGGCGGGGTTTCGGCCAGCCGGGCCCGCACGAGACGTCGCACGAAGAGCCCCGAGGACCGCACGGCCACCTGGTCCTCGGCGGCGTCCCCGGCAAGCACGCCGACGAGTCGTCCGAGCGTCCGGGCGTCGGTCTGCGCGGGCAGGTCGATCAGACCGCCCCAACGCTCGCCGTGTTCCAGGGCCGTGACGCGGCCGAGTCCCCAGATCGGGGCCTGCGCGGGATCGGCCTGCTGCTCGGAACGGCCCACGGACACCGCGCCACGGGTGACGCACCAGAGCGGAGCGGCAACGTCGGCGTCACCGAGGGCCTGGACGAGCGCGAGGGTGGCGATCACCCCGGCGGGCGCGGCGGAGCCGATCGGCTCCGCTTCGGCCCCGGCGGGGGTCAGGAGGGACAGCACGCCCGCCACGGCGGGGCCGTCGGCGAGTGCCTCACGGATCCGCTCGACCAGCTCGGCACGGGCGTCGTGGGTACGGGGGACCGCGATCTGCCGTACATCGGCCCCGTGTTCGGCGAGCGCGCGCACGACGGCGTCGGCTCCCTCACCGGCCTCCGGGACCGCGACGAGCCAAGTGCCGGTGAGACGGGTGGCGGCGGGCTCGGGAGCCGGCTTCCAGGTGATCCGGTAGCGCCAGCCGTCGACCGTGGAGCGCTCCTGCCGACGGCGCCGCCAGGAGGACAGCGCGGGCAGGAGAGCGGTGAGCGTCTCGTCCCCGTCGATGGCCAGCTCGGCGGTGAGGGCGGCCACGTCCTGGCGCTCGACGGCCTCCCAGAAGTGGGCGTCGGCGGTGTCGGCCGGGGACACGGCGGGGCCGGCGTCCGGGGCGGTACCGCTTTCGAGCCAGAAGTGCTCCTGCTGGAAGGCGTAGGTGGGCAGGTCGACGCGCTGGGCGCCGGTGCCGGCGAAGACCGCGTCCCAGTCGACCGTCACGCCGCGGACGTAGGCCTCACCCAAGGAGAGCCAGAAACGCTCCAGACCGCCCTCGTTGCGGCGCAGGGAGCCCAGGATCGCAGCCTCGCGGCCCGCGTCCTCGACGGTCTCCTGCATGCCGACGGTCAGCACCGGGTGCGGACTCGACTCGATGAACACACCGAAGCCCTGCTCCAGGAGCGTGCGGGTCGCCTGCTCCAGCTCGACTGTCTGACGCAGGTTGCGGAACCAGTAACCGGCATCCAGCTCGGTGCCGCTGACCCATTCGCCGGTGACCGTGGACAGGAACGGAACCTCCGCCGCCTGCGGAACGATCGGGGCGAGAAGGGTGTCGAGCTCCTCACGGAGCAGCTCCACCTGCGCCGAATGCGAGGCGTAGTCCACCGCGATCCGCTTGGCACGAACCCCGTCCGCCTCACACGAGGCGAGGAGCTCCTCCAGGGCCTGGACCTCGCCGGAGACGACCACGGAAGACGGGCCGTTGACGGCAGCGACGGAAATCCGCTCCTCACCCCACGGCGCGATCCGCTCACGTACCTCGGCAGCGGGCAGCGGCACGGACACCATGCCGCCCAAGCCGGCCAGCACCCGCCCGATCGCCTGACTCCGCAAAGCCACGACACGAGCCGCGTCCTCCAGGGACAAGATCCCGGCGACGCAGGCGGCCGCGATCTCACCCTGCGAATGCCCGATCACCGCACCCGGACGCACACCCGCCGAACGCCACACCTCAGCCAACGACACCATCACCGCGAACAGAGCCGGCTGCACGACATCCACCCGGTCGAGCGAGGGCACGCCATCGGCACCCCGGAGCACATCCACCAACGACCAGTCGGTGAAGGGCTCCAGCGCCTTCGCACACTCATCCACCCGCGCGGCGAACTCGGGCGAGGCGTCGAGCAGCCCCGCCGCCATGCCCACCCACTGCGAGCCCTGACCCGGGAACACGAAGGCGGTCTTGCCACCGACCACGGACCCGGTCACCACACCAGCGGCCAGCGAACCCGACGCAACCGCAGCCACACCGGCAGCGTGATCGCCGAGAACGACGGCCCGGTGATCCAGCCCCGCACGCGTCGCCGCCAACGACCAGCCCACATCCAGCGGATCCACACCCGGCACACCCGCCAGCCAGCCGGACAGCCGCTCCGCCTGCGCCCGCAACGCCCCCGCGCTCTTGCCCGACAGCACCCACGGCACCACCGGCATCCCAGAACGAACATCCGGCTCAACGGACTCAGCCGTATCCGCGTCCGCCTCCGGCGCCTGCTCCACGATCACATGCGCGTTCGTCCCGCTGAACCCGAACGACGACACACCCGCACGACGCGGGGCACCGGTCCGCGGCCAGGGGACGCTCTCGCCGATCAAGGAGACGGCGCCCGCCTCCCAGTCCACGTGCGGGGTCGGCTCGTCGAGGTGGAGGGTCTTGGGGACGACGCCGTGCCGCATCGCCTCGACCATCTTGATGATGCTCGCGACACCGGCCGCGGCCTGGGTGTGACCGATGTTGGATTTGATGGAGCCGAGCAGCAGCGGCCGGTCCGCCGGCCGGTCCTGCCCGTACGTCGCGAGCACGGCCTGCGCCTCAATCGGGTCGCCCAGGGTCGTACCCGTGCCGTGCGCCTCCACGACGTCCACCTCGGCGGTGGTGAGGCGGGCGTTGGTGAGCGCCTGGTGGATGACGCGCTGCTGCGAGGGCCCGTTGGGGGCCGTCAGGCCGTTGCTCGCGCCGTCCTGGTTGATCGCGGAGCCGCGGATCACGGCCAGCACCGGGTGTCCGTTGCGCTGCGCGTCCGACAGCCGCTCCACGAGCAGCATGCCGACGCCCTCGCCCCAGCCGGTGCCGTCGGCGGCGGCCGCGAAGGGCTTGCAGCGGCCGTCGGCGGCCAGGCCGCGCTGGCGGCTGAACTCGGTGAAGGTGGCCGGGGTCGCCATCACGGTGACCCCGCCGGCGAGGGCCATGGTGCACTCCCCCGCCCGCAGGGCCTGCACCGCGAGGTGCAGGGTGACCAGGGAGGACGAGCAGGCCGTGTCGACGGTGACGGCGGGGCCTTCGAGGCCGAAGGTGTACGCGACGCGGCCGGAGGCGATGCTGCCGGAGCTGCCGGTGCCGAGGAAGCCCTCGACGCCTTCGGGGACGGAGTCGAGGCGGGCGGTGTAGTCGTGGTACATGACGCCGGCGAAGACGGCCGTCCGGCTGCCGCGCAGGGACGTCGGGTCGATGCCGGCCCGCTCGAACGCCTCCCAGGAGGTCTCCAGCAGGAGCCGCTGGTGCGGGTCCATGGCCAGGGCCTCGCGCGGGGAGATGCCGAAGGGGGCGGGGTCGAAGCGGGCGGCGTCGTAGAGGAAGCCGCCCTCGCTGACGTAGCTGGATCCGGCGCTGTCGGGGTCGGCGTCGTAGAGCGACTCCACGTCCCAGCCCCGGTCGACGGGGAACCCGGAGACGGCGTCGTCACCGTCGGCGACGAGCCGCCACAGGTCCTCGGGGCTGCGGACGCCGCCCGGGTAGCGGCAGCTCATCGCGACGATCGCGACGGGTTCCTGGTTCTGCTCCTCCACCTCGCGCAACCGCCTGCGGGCCTGGCGCAGATCGGCGGTCGCCCGCTTGAGGTAGTCGCGAAGCTTGTCCTCGTTCACCATGTGCGTGGGCTCCATGCCAGAGAGGCGGTCGTACGGGTCTGTCCGTGGGGTGTTCGGGGTGTTCGGGGTGTTCGGGGTGTTCGGGGTGTTCGGGGTGTTCGGGGTGTTCGGGGTGCCGGGCGGGGCGGGGTGCCCCGCCCGGCGTGCTCAGGCGCCGAGTTCGTCGTCGAGCAGGTCGAAGAGCTCGTCGTCGGTCACCGCGTCGAGGTCGTCGTCGGTGTCCTCGTCGGTGCCGGTGCGCCGTCCGGTGTCCTGGCCGGCGTTCCACTTGGCCATGAGGGCCTGGAGGCGCATCGTGATCCGCGAGCGGGTGACGCTGTCCGCGTCCGTCGCGTCCACCGCGCCCAACGCGCTTTCCAGCCGGTCGAGTTCACCGAAGACGGTGGGTCCGCCGGCGCCGAGGGGCAGGGCGGAGCGCAGGTATCCACTGAGCTGTTCGGGGGTCGGGTAGTCGAAGATGAGCGTGGCCGGGAGCCGGAGTCCGGTGGCAGCGCCGAGCCGGTTGCGCAGCTCGACGGCGGTCAGCGAGTCGAAGCCCAGCTCCTTGAACGCGCTGCCCGGTTCGATGGCGGCCGCGCCGTTGTGGCCCAGTACCTGGGCGACGTGGGTGCAGACCGTGTCGAGCAGCACCCGGTCCCGTTCGGCGGGCGGGAGTTGGGCCAGCCGATCGGCCAGCGTCCCCGGGGCGTCCGCGGAGGCGCCGCCGCTCGTCCTGCGTCGTACGGGTGTACGGAGCAGGCCGCGCAGCAGCGGGGCGACGGTGTCGCCCACCTGGGCCTGGAGGGCGGCGAGGTCGATCCGGGCGGGCACGAGCAGGCTCGCGCTCCCCGGCTCCCCGGCCTCGGCGACCGCGGCCGTCGACGCCCGCAGGGCAGCGTCGAAGAGGGCCAGCCCGTCGGCCTCCGACAGCGCGTTCATGCTGCCGCGGCCGAGGCGGCGCCGGTCCTGGTCGTCGAGGGTGGCGGCCATGCCGGCCTCGTCGTCCCACAGGCCCCACGCGAGCGAGAGGCCCGCCAGGCCCTGGGCCCGGCGGTGCTGGGCGAGCGCGTCGAGGAAGGTGTTGCCGGCCGCGTAGTTGGCCTGTCCGGCGTTGCCGAACACGCCGGCCGCCGAGGAGAACAGGACGAACGCCGCCAGGTCGAGGTGCCGGGTCAGCTCGTGCAGGTTCCATGCCGCGTCGGCCTTGGGCCGCAGCACCTTCGCGACCCGCTCGTGCGTGAGCGAGGTGACGGTGCCGTCGTCGAGCACACCGGCGGTGTGCACGACGGCCGTCAGCGGGTGTCCGGCCGGTACGGAGGCCAGCAGGGCGGCCAGCGCGTCCCGGTCGGCCGCGTCGCAGGCCGCCCAGGTGACCCGGGCACCCGACGCGACCAGCTGATCGGCGAGTTCGGTGGCGCCGTCCGCCGCCGCGCCCCGCCGGCTGGTGAG from Streptomyces sp. NBC_01551 encodes the following:
- a CDS encoding beta-ketoacyl reductase; this encodes RRRVGPGALRAGRAPRPVRPGRPRRRGPSYGALPAALATDETQLALRGGTVRAPRLARAALTPPAPAAAAEGEGEGEGEGATRAVDPEGTVLITGATGTLGGLFARHLVAEHGVRHLLLTSRRGAAADGATELADQLVASGARVTWAACDAADRDALAALLASVPAGHPLTAVVHTAGVLDDGTVTSLTHERVAKVLRPKADAAWNLHELTRHLDLAAFVLFSSAAGVFGNAGQANYAAGNTFLDALAQHRRAQGLAGLSLAWGLWDDEAGMAATLDDQDRRRLGRGSMNALSEADGLALFDAALRASTAAVAEAGEPGSASLLVPARIDLAALQAQVGDTVAPLLRGLLRTPVRRRTSGGASADAPGTLADRLAQLPPAERDRVLLDTVCTHVAQVLGHNGAAAIEPGSAFKELGFDSLTAVELRNRLGAATGLRLPATLIFDYPTPEQLSGYLRSALPLGAGGPTVFGELDRLESALGAVDATDADSVTRSRITMRLQALMAKWNAGQDTGRRTGTDEDTDDDLDAVTDDELFDLLDDELGA